From one Musa acuminata AAA Group cultivar baxijiao chromosome BXJ2-6, Cavendish_Baxijiao_AAA, whole genome shotgun sequence genomic stretch:
- the LOC103987293 gene encoding uncharacterized GPI-anchored protein At5g19250 — protein sequence MGLRISLFSCFLLIVLLHSARSDDTSSQLLKGINDYRVSLNLSQLTANENADCLAEQLASAYKGQDCTNTTGSDTVPGTEQQFSNFPDFLSNCHLNATVIRDGSIMPACVPGLDPQLVLANFTKSQYNQNLNDSSYVGIGLADEGNWVVAVLTTNTPAGNYGPATDTGAGSVVSIADHRCVMLSLLGFFMVLIS from the exons ATGGGCCTAAGGATCTCCCTGTTCTCCTGCTTCCTTCTCATTGTCCTGCTTCATTCAGCCAGATCTGATG ACACAAGCAGTCAGCTTCTTAAAGGGATTAATGACTACAGAGTTTCCCTGAACCTTTCTCAGCTGACAGCAAACGAGAATGCAGATTGCTTAGCAGAACAACTTGCATCAGCATACAAAGGTCAAGACTGCACCAACACGACTGGATCCGACACTGTTCCTGGGACGGAGCAGCAGTTCTCAAACTTCCCTGATTTCCTCAGCAATTGTCACCTGAATGCAACGGTGATTCGGGATGGGTCGATCATGCCAGCTTGCGTGCCAGGATTGGATCCCCAGCTTGTCTTGGCCAACTTCACCAAGTCCCAGTACAACCAAAACCTGAATGATAGTAGCTACGTGGGAATCGGGCTGGCTGATGAAGGCAACTGGGTGGTGGCGGTTCTGACCACAAATACACCTGCCGGAAACTATGGCCCAGCCACAGACACAGGAGCTGGCTCGGTGGTTTCCATCGCTGATCACCGCTGTGTGATGCTGTCGCTGCTGGGCTTCTTCATGGTTTTGATCAGCTAA
- the LOC135614550 gene encoding E3 ubiquitin-protein ligase SGR9, amyloplastic-like translates to MDFSSPSSSSGEVVMAALLGLPSRSFSDLTRSLSSNVRLHRRRLAFLLLSPIHFSLTLSYLHSLSLPEKTLLLARHLLSSLQNLLPSLCGPSRPLRLSDLDAAILLMAMCDSYNPNTTHHSSWHSTVADNVLRSILSPSGLGNDAWAVVCEYVDAAVKCRRLMEVLSGSSGSSEKVEGEVGASVAAVVALPSVECRTGGRECVICKEEMEAGRDVCELPCRHRFHWGCVLGWLRKRNTCPCCRHELPTEDVLCEMGRLWRAVTRMGNQWRT, encoded by the coding sequence ATGGACTTCTCttccccctcctcttcctccggtGAAGTCGTGATGGCCGCTCTCCTCGGCCTCCCCTCCCGCTCATTCTCGGATCTCACGCGCTCCCTGTCCTCCAACGTCCGCCTTCACCGCCGCCGCCtcgccttcctcctcctctcccccatCCACTTCTCCCTCACCCTCTCCTACCTCCACTCCCTCTCCCTCCCCGAGAAGACCCTCCTCCTCGCCCGccatctcctctcctccctccaaAACCTCCTCCCCTCCCTGTGCGGGCCCTCCCGCCCCCTGCGTCTCTCTGACCTCGACGCAGCCATCCTCCTCATGGCCATGTGCGACTCCTACAACCCAAACACTACCCACCACTCGAGCTGGCACTCGACGGTCGCCGACAACGTTCTCCGCTCCATCTTAAGCCCCTCGGGGCTCGGCAACGATGCATGGGCCGTCGTCTGCGAGTACGTCGATGCCGCCGTCAAATGCCGGCGGTTGATGGAAGTTCTCTCAGGCAGCAGCGGCTCTAGCGAAAAGGTCGAGGGTGAAGTCGGCGCATcggtggcggcggtggtggcgcTGCCGTCGGTGGAGTGTAGAACCGGAGGGAGGGAGTGCGTCATCTGCAAGGAGGAGATGGAGGCCGGGAGGGACGTCTGCGAGCTTCCGTGTCGGCATCGGTTCCACTGGGGGTGCGTGCTGGGGTGGCTACGGAAGCGGAACACGTGCCCGTGTTGCCGGCACGAGCTGCCGACTGAGGATGTGCTCTGTGAGATGGGGCGGCTATGGAGAGCTGTGACCAGGATGGGCAACCAATGGAGGACATGA
- the LOC135614549 gene encoding leucine-rich repeat receptor-like protein FASCIATED EAR2, with translation MMMAMMVERCCCVRTHRFLALFLLPLGFALLASSRVVVGILDPVDFLALQAIRKGLEDMPGSDFFSDWDFTADPCAFPGVFCAGDRVMALALGDPRAGYPGLQGRLDPALGRLSALAELSLVPGRVTGPVPDELAGCPDLRFLALSKNLLAGPIPAGLGALPRLRTLDLSYNQLSGPLPPSLTAALTLSNLILCHNQLSGTLPPFPDAASLLRLDLKHNQLSGPVPSLPPSLQYLALSHNTLTGPVDTVLPRLTRLIFLDLSSNLLEGPIPGSVFEFPLAALQLQRNAFSGKVEPPQEDVVIPVVDLSYNRLWGAVPPQLAAVGRLYLNNNRFSGEVPSRLVQGLSNGMQLLYLQHNFLTGIEIGPAAAAIPVGASLCLQYNCMVPPFDTPCPLKAGTQKMRPVYQCPDWRG, from the coding sequence ATGATGATGGCGATGATGGTGGAGCGATGCTGCTGCGTTCGAACTCACCGTTTCTTGGCGTTGTTCTTGCTGCCGCTGGGGTTCGCATTGTTGGCGTCTTCCAGGGTCGTGGTGGGAATTCTGGACCCGGTGGACTTCCTGGCGCTTCAGGCTATCCGCAAGGGCCTCGAAGACATGCCTGGCTCCGATTTCTTCTCCGACTGGGACTTCACGGCCGACCCCTGTGCTTTTCCGGGAGTGTTCTGCGCTGGGGACCGCGTCATGGCCCTCGCCCTGGGCGACCCCCGTGCCGGCTACCCCGGCCTCCAGGGCCGCCTCGACCCCGCCCTCGGCCGCCTCTCCGCCCTCGCCGAACTCTCCCTCGTTCCCGGCCGCGTCACGGGCCCGGTCCCCGACGAGCTCGCCGGATGCCCCGACCTCCGCTTTCTCGCTCTCAGCAAAAACCTGCTCGCCGGCCCCATCCCTGCCGGCCTCGGCGCCCTCCCCCGCCTCCGCACCCTCGATCTTAGCTACAACCAGCTCTCCGGTCCCCTCCCCCCCTCCCTCACCGCCGCTCTGACCCTTTCCAACCTCATCCTCTGCCATAATCAGCTCTCGGGCACCCTCCCGCCTTTCCCGGACGCCGCCTCCCTCCTCCGCCTCGACCTCAAGCACAACCAGCTCTCCGGCCCCGTGCCGTCGTTGCCGCCATCCCTGCAGTACCTCGCCCTCAGCCACAACACCCTCACCGGCCCCGTGGACACCGTGCTTCCGCGCCTCACCCGGCTCATCTTCCTGGACCTCAGCTCCAACCTGCTCGAGGGTCCCATCCCCGGGTCCGTGTTCGAGTTCCCGCTCGCGGCGCTCCAGCTGCAGCGCAACGCCTTCTCCGGGAAAGTGGAGCCGCCGCAGGAGGACGTGGTCATCCCGGTGGTGGACCTGAGCTACAACCGGCTGTGGGGGGCCGTGCCGCCGCAGCTGGCCGCCGTTGGTCGGCTCTACCTCAACAACAACCGGTTCTCCGGGGAGGTGCCGAGCCGCCTGGTGCAGGGGCTCAGCAACGGGATGCAACTGCTCTACCTCCAGCACAACTTCCTGACGGGTATCGAGATAGGGCCCGCGGCTGCAGCCATCCCCGTCGGTGcgtcgctgtgcctgcagtacaaTTGCATGGTGCCGCCGTTCGACACGCCCTGCCCACTCAAGGCCGGCACACAGAAGATGCGCCCCGTCTATCAGTGCCCCGACTGGAGAGGCTGA